The window GAATTTCCACTCCTGTTCAAACGTAAAATCTTACCTGTAGACGTGGCTCTAATTCATGTCTCCCCTCCTGATGAACATGGCTTTTGCAGCTTTGGCATTGAAGTGGGCCTGACAAAAAGCGTTGCCGAATCGGCAGCGATGATTATCGCCGAAGTCAACCAACAGATGCCACGCACGCTAGGTGATTCCTTTATTCATGTTAGTCGTTTAAATTATATGGTGCCAACGGATTATGAACTCCCCGAACTCCCAATGGCAGATGAGGAAAATGCAGAAATCTACGAAAAAATTGCTTCTTACGTTGCTGAGCTCATCCCGGATAGCGCTACTATGCAAATGGGGATTGGAGCTATCCCAGACGCGGTCTTAAAACACTTATTTACGAAGAAAGATTTAGGGGTTCACACCGAAATGTTTTCCGATGGTGTCATTGACCTCGTCGAAGCTGGAGTCTTGACCAACAGTCGCAAAACTTTGCATCCCGGTAAAATCATCGCTGGCTTTATCCTGGGCACAAAGAGACTGTACAAATGGGTAGATGACAACCCATTAATCGAGCTTCACCCAACCGAATATGTCAATGATCCTTTTATTATTGCCCAAAATGAACGTATGGTTGCTATCAATTCTGCTATCGAGGTAGATCTCACCGGGCAAGTCTGTGCAGACAGCATTGGTCATCGCCTCTTCAGCGGCGTCGGTGGACAACTGGATTTCATCTACGGTTCCTCGCGTTCAAAGGGCGGTGTGCCAATCATTGCCCTACCCAGTACGGCAAAAGACTTTAGCCGGATTGTCGCTACATTAAAGCCCGGCGCAGGTGTTGTTACCACTCGCAACCACGTTCATTACATCGTTACAGAATACGGAATCGCTGACCTGTACGGAAAAACAATTCGTCAGCGCGCCCAGGCTTTAATCAACATTGCCCACCCAAGGTTTCGCGAAGAATTAACCCGTCAAGCCAAAGAGTTTAACTATATATAGTCATGACCTGCAAGACCAAAATTGTTGCTACGATCGGTCCCGCCAGCTCGGATTTTGCAACCATTTGTGACCTCATCCGAGCTGGCGTTCGTGTTTTCCGAATTAACTGTTCCCATGGCAGCGAGGCTGAACGAATTCAACTCATTCAATTATCGAAACAGGCAGCTCAGAGTTTGGATATCCCCATTGCAGTCATGATCGATTTACAAGGTCCGAAAATCCGCGTCGGCGAATTAGAAAAACCATCCATCACTCTAAAAAGAGGACAGACGATAAAGATAACCGCTCAATCGGTCCGAGGCAACGAAAAATACTTCTCCATTGAACTCCCGGAACTGACGAAGAATGTTCAGGTTGGCAATCGTATCCTGTTGGACGATGGGAAAATTGAGCTTAAGGTCATTCGTAAATTGATGGATTTCCTTGAGGCAGAGGTTATCAATGGCGGTGAAATGCTGCCTCGGAAAGGCGCTAATTTTCCCGACTCTGAACTATCCCTCTCTGGGATTACAGAAAAGGACCTAAACGATCTCAAATTGGGCCTGGAAAACTCCATCGATGCTGTTGCCCTTTCATTTGTTCAGAGCGAAAAGGATATTCTGGATTTAAAGCAACATATCGAACAAAAAATTTCAGTTTGCAAAAAGGTTCCAATCATTGCTAAAATCGAACGCCCTCAAGCGCTAGAGCACTTATCGAAGATCCTGGAAATTGCCGATGGTGTTATGGTAGCGAGAGGGGATTTAGCCATTGAAATCTCCCCCGCCTGTGTTCCGACGGCTCAAAAAGAAATTATCCAAACCGCCAATCGAATGGGGAAATATGTCATCACCGCGACCCAAATGCTTGAGTCTATGATCGAAAACGCAATCCCCACCCGAGCAGAGGCAAACGATGTAGCCAACGCAGTATTTGACGGAAGTGATGCCGTCATGCTTTCTGCTGAAACCTCTATCGGAAAGCATCCCGTCCTTGCAGTCAAAACCATGGTCTCGATCATCGCAGAGGCAGAGAAGCATCTTGCTCAATGGTCGGTTTGGAATGGAAACATCATCCCAAAATCGAGTGATGAAGATAGTTTTTTCGTTATCCAGGCTGCACGCGATCTTAGCAAAGATCGAAACGTAACCGCTATCTGCGTATTCACACAAAGTGGACGGACAGCAATTCTTCTTTCTAAAACGCGCCCCCATGTACCCATCTTTGCTTATACGCCGAACGCGGATACCTATTCTCAACTCAGCCTTTATTGGGGAGTTCACAGTATCCTGACTTCGCGAGCAAATAACCTGGATGAAATCTTAGCCATTATTGAAAATACAGTCTCCAAAACAAACCATCTCAAGTCAGGTGACCAGGTGGTATTGATTTGTGGCTATCCCGTCCAGAAATTCAGGTCTGCCAATCTCGTCATGCTGCATACCTTCCCCTGATGGATATTCATGGAAGCCTTTTCAGTCAATGGCAATTATCTCTCCTGATATCCCTTTCTATAGTGGAATTCCCCTATCCTCAACCTATCCTCTGGCTCGTTTCTTACCTCCTTTCTTCCATCATACAGCTTCTTCGTACCTGAAAGATTATTTTCCGATAAACGGTAGTGAACAAGGCTATATCCTCGACCCTTTTGGCGTTTCTCCTTTTCTGCCCATTGAATTAGCTAATACACAGGCTGCGGTAATCGTCTGTTGTAACAATCCAATCGTGCGCAACTTTATTCGTTTACTCTCGCTAGCTCCCAACCTCCACGAATTTCAAGCGACCTTAGCAGAGATTTCAACCCTGAGAAAATTAGATAACCGTCTCGAATCTTTCTTTCGCTCTCTATACCACTCGGTTTGTAACACCTGCCTGGCAGAAATTGAAGTTAATGCTTACCTTTGGGAAAGAGACAACTCAAGCAGTTTACATCGCCTGACTTCCAAGCAATATCAATGCCCTAAATGCGGGAGCGAAGGTTTTTTTACGGTCACTGTTCAAGACTTTCAACACCTCCAAAGGCTTCCTCATCGTTCTCTCATCGAAGCTCAAGCAGCCAGTAGAGTCGTCGACAAGAATGATCCGGCTTATCCTACAGTTATTGAATCCCTCGGTGTATATCCAACTCGCGCATTATATGCGCTGGTAACTTTACTCAACAAATTAGATGAGTTAAGCCTGGATCAACGCCAACAGCAAATCCTTCACGGGTTGTTGATCGGCGTTTTTGATCTCTGCAATGGATTATGGGCTCATTCGTCAAAACGTCATCGTCCAAAACAACTTTCCTTACCTACCCAATTTTTAGAAATGAACTTCTGGAAATCGCTGGAAAAGTCAGCAGAACTGTGGGTGGATTCTATTCAGGAGAGCGACAGCCGCCCTGTTTTCCTGGCAAAACCCCCAGTACTTCCTCGCCCCGGACAAATCACGATCTTTCCCGGTCGTTTAAGGGAGTTGCTTCACAGCCTGCCAGCAGAAGAGATTTCGGCTGTTATAACAGCCATCCCCCGACCTAACCAAGCTTTCTGGACTCTCTCCGCAATCTGGAGTGGATGGCTGGAAGGCAAGGAAAAAGTAAAACCATTAAGGTTTGCTTTGCTTCGCAAGCGGTATGATTGGGGTTGGCATTGTCGAGCTTTAGCAGCCGCCTTTCAAGAATTATCCGAGCATCTTCGTCAAAATACCCCTTGTTTTGCGTTGGTTGAGGAATACGAAGCGAACTTATTGTCAGCAGCTTTAATTGCTGCGGATCACGCCGGACTTCGTTTGGAAAATCTTGCCTTGAGAAGCGAGCAAGGACGCGCCCAGATTCACTGGCGCATCTACCGTCCCGCCACTCGACAGCTACATCTCTCTTCCGAAGACCAGGTTCAACCCTTGCCAAAAGTCAAAGCCCAAATTGCTGAGACCATCCAAAAACACATCCAAAGAAACCTTGAACCTGCTCAATTCTCTCAAATCCATGCTGTAGCACTGACAAGCGTTGTCCATTCTGTCCATCCCAGAGACAATAGAATCTTTCAAGCCAATTCAATCCTTGAAATTGCGCCTTTCCATAGCGTTTCGGATTACCCAAACTTCTTCCTAAACCTTTTGCAGGAAACTCTTCGAGTATATCCATCACTGATTGACCTTGATGAAAACGAAAAAAGTCTTGAGAACCACAGCTGGTGGATCGCTCAACCCTCCTATGATCACCCGCCTGTTTCCGATCAGATTGAAGAGATTGTTTATCATCATTTACTCCACCATCAGACAACCACTTTTTTAGAGGTCGATCAAGCTACCTGTAATCATACCAGGACGCTCAGTGCACCATCTTTGACGCTCATCCGAGAATGCCTTGATTCGTACGGGATTTACGATGACGCCACACGAAGTTGGTGCTTACGGAAGGAAGAAGAACCTGCCAAACGCTCGGCTGAAATGACCGAAATCCAAAATCACATTCTGGCACTTGGAAAAACTCTCGGTTTCACCACTCAAGAAGGTCTTCCAATCACCTGGCTCGATCATAACGATCGTCCAGTAGCTTTATGGTGGTATCAGCACACAGCCGCCATCCGTGCAATCCTTAAAGCTTCGCAAGAGCAAACCACGAAAATTTATCTTACCCTTCCTGGCAGTCGAGTGAATTTGCTCCTCCACAAGATACAACTTTACCCCTTCTTGATGGAAAAGATTGATAGGCAAATCCATATCATCCGTTTTCGCCAAATTCGTTGGTTGATATCTCAGCCAAAAATCAATCTTCCCCTTTTTGAAGAGTGGTTAACCACTGAACCACTTAAATATCACAGTTCCCAATTATCTCTCTGGTAAGTTAATCGTCCAGAAAAACAATAACCCCACCGTGCCGTGTGCTGCGAAGTTTTGAACCTGCCTTCGCAGGTGGGTTCCTCCCCAAATGATCCGCCTTGGCTTCCGCCTATCGCGTCACATTTGTGAGCTTGGAACCCTTTTTGTGGGTGTTGGCCCAAAACCCGAGCACAGCATCACGAACACAGTAGGGTTAATTTTCTTATACCATAAAAATCAAACGCTGAGTAGACTTTTTAGATTAAGATTTTTGCAAGTTCGGAGGGTAAACAACTCGAATATGCAACTCTTCTAGTTGTTTCGCCTCAACAGGCGATGGAGCATCTGCCATGACATCTCTTGCGGCCTGATTTTTGGGGAAAGCGATCACTTCTCGGATATTTGGTTCTCCGGCCAATATCATACAAATACGATCGATACCGGGCGCAATACCACCATGTGGAGGTGTGCCATATTCAAAGGCTTCCAACATGTGACCAAATCGTGCCCGGGCAACCTCCAAATCCAGTCCAATCAACTTGAATACTTTTTCCTGTAAAGCTCGATCATGGATTCGAATAGAACCGCCACCGACCTCGTAATTATTCAACACCAGGTCATATTGTTGGCCTCGGGCTTTACCGGGATCGATATCTAAAAGTGGGATATCTTCAGGCATTGGCGCCGTAAACAGATGGTGACTCGGATCCCATCTCTGTTCATCTTCATTCCAAACAACGTATGGAAAATCGATCACCCAACAAAAAGCCAGGACATTCTCATCAATCAGATTCAATTTTTCAGCCAGGTAAACTCTTAATCGTCCAAGGGATTCAAAGACAATTTCATCTTTATCAGCCACAAAAACCAACAGGTCTCCTTGTTCGACTTGCATACGCTCAAACAATAACTTTTGTAATTCGGGCGAGAGAAATTTGGCAAAAGTTGATCGGATTTCGCCCCCGTGCGGAAAGGCAATATAAGCTAATCCTTTTGCACCGAACTGCTTTACGTATTCCGTCAGTTCATCAATTTGCTTCCGACTATAGTCTCCACAACCTTTGACATTGATTCCCCGCACGCTTCCCCCATTGCGAACAGCCTGTTCGAATACTGCAAAGCCGCATTCGGCAACCAGATCGCTGACATTTACCAATTCCAATCCATAGCGCAGGTCGGGATTATCCTTTCCAAAGCGTTCCATCGCCTCATGGTAAGTTAATCTTGGGAAAGGCGATGCCAGTAAGCGTTTTTCTGGTACGACAGTTGCTACTAATTTGGTGAATAAATCCTCTGTTAATTGCATGACATCTTCGCGTTCAACAAAAGACATCTCCAGATCTAATTGAGTAAATTCCGGTTGCCGGTCACCGCGTTGATCTTCATCGCGAAAACAGCGTGCAATTTGAAAATAACGCTCCACCCCTGCTACCATCAATAACTGTTTGAGTTGTTGGGGAGATTGAGGCAAAGCATAAAATTCACCCGGATGCACCCTGGATGGTACAAGATAATCTCGTGCTCCTTCGGGGGTTGTCTTGAACAAGATCGGGGTTTCAATCTCCCAAAAGCCACGTTCATCCAGATAATCGCGAATAAACTTAACCACCCGGTGGCGTAATTCTAAATTACGACGCATCTTTTCGCGACGCAAATCCAGATAGCGATACTTCAAACGGGTAGTTTCATCAGCCTCCTCGTCTTTATTAATTAAGAACGGAGGTGTTTTCGCCGGATTCAGGATATTCAATTTCCTCACAGCTACTTCGATCTCTCCGGTTGCAAGAGAGGGATTCTCAGAACCGATTGGACGCCTACGCACTTCCCCCTCCACTTGTATTACCCACTCCATCCGAAGTACATCTGCTGCTTGATGAGCATCTGGCGCGCTTGTCGAATCAAATACAACCTGCGTTATTCCAAACCGATCTCTTAAGTCAATAAAGGTAACCCCCCCATGATCTCGACGACGGTGGACCCAGCCGGCTAATTGGACGGTTTTGCCTATATCGCTTGGTCTCAGTTCACCACACGTATGTGTTTTATACATAGC is drawn from Anaerolineae bacterium and contains these coding sequences:
- a CDS encoding Aspartyl-tRNA synthetase codes for the protein MYKTHTCGELRPSDIGKTVQLAGWVHRRRDHGGVTFIDLRDRFGITQVVFDSTSAPDAHQAADVLRMEWVIQVEGEVRRRPIGSENPSLATGEIEVAVRKLNILNPAKTPPFLINKDEEADETTRLKYRYLDLRREKMRRNLELRHRVVKFIRDYLDERGFWEIETPILFKTTPEGARDYLVPSRVHPGEFYALPQSPQQLKQLLMVAGVERYFQIARCFRDEDQRGDRQPEFTQLDLEMSFVEREDVMQLTEDLFTKLVATVVPEKRLLASPFPRLTYHEAMERFGKDNPDLRYGLELVNVSDLVAECGFAVFEQAVRNGGSVRGINVKGCGDYSRKQIDELTEYVKQFGAKGLAYIAFPHGGEIRSTFAKFLSPELQKLLFERMQVEQGDLLVFVADKDEIVFESLGRLRVYLAEKLNLIDENVLAFCWVIDFPYVVWNEDEQRWDPSHHLFTAPMPEDIPLLDIDPGKARGQQYDLVLNNYEVGGGSIRIHDRALQEKVFKLIGLDLEVARARFGHMLEAFEYGTPPHGGIAPGIDRICMILAGEPNIREVIAFPKNQAARDVMADAPSPVEAKQLEELHIRVVYPPNLQKS
- a CDS encoding 4-hydroxybutyrate coenzyme A transferase, with amino-acid sequence MDWIQQYKSRIVTAEEAVRNIKSHQRLFLTGNCSVPQKLLAALVDYAPNLEDVEICHALTVGPADYVKPEMQGHLRVNTMFISSNIRKAVHEGRVDFTPVLLSEFPLLFKRKILPVDVALIHVSPPDEHGFCSFGIEVGLTKSVAESAAMIIAEVNQQMPRTLGDSFIHVSRLNYMVPTDYELPELPMADEENAEIYEKIASYVAELIPDSATMQMGIGAIPDAVLKHLFTKKDLGVHTEMFSDGVIDLVEAGVLTNSRKTLHPGKIIAGFILGTKRLYKWVDDNPLIELHPTEYVNDPFIIAQNERMVAINSAIEVDLTGQVCADSIGHRLFSGVGGQLDFIYGSSRSKGGVPIIALPSTAKDFSRIVATLKPGAGVVTTRNHVHYIVTEYGIADLYGKTIRQRAQALINIAHPRFREELTRQAKEFNYI
- a CDS encoding Pyruvate kinase, with protein sequence MTCKTKIVATIGPASSDFATICDLIRAGVRVFRINCSHGSEAERIQLIQLSKQAAQSLDIPIAVMIDLQGPKIRVGELEKPSITLKRGQTIKITAQSVRGNEKYFSIELPELTKNVQVGNRILLDDGKIELKVIRKLMDFLEAEVINGGEMLPRKGANFPDSELSLSGITEKDLNDLKLGLENSIDAVALSFVQSEKDILDLKQHIEQKISVCKKVPIIAKIERPQALEHLSKILEIADGVMVARGDLAIEISPACVPTAQKEIIQTANRMGKYVITATQMLESMIENAIPTRAEANDVANAVFDGSDAVMLSAETSIGKHPVLAVKTMVSIIAEAEKHLAQWSVWNGNIIPKSSDEDSFFVIQAARDLSKDRNVTAICVFTQSGRTAILLSKTRPHVPIFAYTPNADTYSQLSLYWGVHSILTSRANNLDEILAIIENTVSKTNHLKSGDQVVLICGYPVQKFRSANLVMLHTFP